Part of the Cereibacter sphaeroides 2.4.1 genome, CGCGTGATCGGGAACGAGATCTCGATGCCCGCCTCGACCTTGCGGCCCGACTGGTTGACGAGGCGCAGGAGGCAGGCGGCCACCCGCTGCTCGACCTGCTGCGTGGCCAGCTCGGTGATGCGGTTCTGCATCTCGCCCAGCCGCGCTCCCAGTGTGCGATAGCTCTCGGTGGCAAAGCCCGGATAGTTCGCGGTGAAGTCGGCCCAGAGCCGCACCGGCCACGAGAGCGTCACGCAGTCCGCCGCGGCCACCGCCGTCGCGGGATAGGTATCGCGCGCAAGTGCCGGCGCGATCCCGAAGAGCTGGCCCGGCCCGATATGGAGCGCGATGATCTGCTCGCCCGTGGGCGTCGTCCTCACCACCCGGATGGTGCCGTCGAGCAGGAGGTAGAACCGCTCGGCCGCCATGCCCTCGCCGAAGACCGTCGTCCCCTCGTCGTAGCGGCGCGGCGCAGCCTGATCGAGAATCGTCCGGATCTGCGGACGGTCCAGCCGCGAGAAGGGCGGCAGCTTGGTCAGAAGGCTTTCGTCGAGCTTGTTCACGAACCCGGTCCCGAATTTGCGGCAGCACAATGAGAGACTGCCGTTCCTGGGGCAAGAGAGGACAGACGGACCAGATCGGGCATCGCGTCCCGCAAGCAGAGCCTGACCGTCGCACCAGCAATCCAACCGGCCTCCCGCGTCCCGGAGGGCCGGCACCTCGGAGGGCGGCGACACAGAGCCGCCGTCCTCTCATTGCACGAGGAGGCGGCCGATGGCCAGCGACAGACCCAGCACCTACACCGGCCCCGCGCTTCTCAGCCGCGGGTTCCGGCCCTTCTTTCTGCTCTCGGCGCTGTTTGCGGCCGCGGCCATCCCGGCGTGGCTCGCGATCTGGACCGGCCGCCTCGCCCTGGCAGGACCGTTCGGGCCCGTCGACTGGCACATCCACGAGATGCTCTTCGGCTATACCTCGGCCGTGGTGGCGGGTTTCCTCTTCACCGCGATCCCGAACTGGACCGGCCGGATGCCGCGACAGGGCCTGCCGCTCGCGCTTCTGGCCGGGCTCTGGATCGCCGGTCGCTTCGCCGTCGCGGGCGCCTTCGGAGCAAATCCACTCCTCGTTCTCGTCCTCGATGCGGGCTTCCTTCTGGCCGTCACCGCCATGGCCTTGGTCGAGA contains:
- a CDS encoding Crp/Fnr family transcriptional regulator; translated protein: MNKLDESLLTKLPPFSRLDRPQIRTILDQAAPRRYDEGTTVFGEGMAAERFYLLLDGTIRVVRTTPTGEQIIALHIGPGQLFGIAPALARDTYPATAVAAADCVTLSWPVRLWADFTANYPGFATESYRTLGARLGEMQNRITELATQQVEQRVAACLLRLVNQSGRKVEAGIEISFPITRQNISEMTGTTLHTVSRLLSAWEREGIVESARRRIVVTAPHRLVVLSGASGQG